From Dehalococcoidia bacterium, one genomic window encodes:
- the paaD gene encoding 1,2-phenylacetyl-CoA epoxidase subunit PaaD — protein sequence MGADNEPLSSEQILAVLRDVEDPEAPVSIVDLGLVANCGTAADGVIEVELIPTRAGCPARELIRLLVEKRLKVAFGDRDIRCRWLDAAAWSTGLISPEGRRRLREYGIAIPELDSEGRRWLRCPYCDSVNVRQESPFGASVCRAIWYCNSCHNPFEEMRWLEEGTERHSLQKEVRIWTNL from the coding sequence ATGGGTGCCGATAACGAACCACTCTCCAGCGAGCAGATTCTGGCGGTGCTGCGTGATGTGGAGGATCCTGAGGCTCCGGTGAGCATCGTCGACCTGGGGCTGGTGGCGAACTGTGGGACGGCGGCGGACGGAGTCATAGAGGTGGAGCTTATCCCTACCCGGGCGGGGTGCCCCGCCCGCGAGCTCATCCGCTTGCTTGTGGAAAAGCGCTTGAAGGTCGCCTTTGGCGATCGTGATATACGCTGTCGCTGGCTGGACGCTGCCGCCTGGTCCACGGGGCTTATCAGTCCAGAGGGCCGACGTCGCTTGCGTGAGTACGGGATCGCGATTCCGGAGCTAGATAGCGAGGGCCGCCGATGGCTGCGTTGTCCCTACTGTGACTCGGTGAATGTGCGCCAAGAGTCGCCCTTCGGGGCCTCGGTATGTCGGGCTATATGGTACTGTAACTCGTGCCACAACCCATTCGAAGAGATGCGATGGTTGGAGGAGGGCACCGAGAGACATTCTCTTCAAAAGGAGGTCAGGATATGGACGAATCTGTGA
- a CDS encoding enoyl-CoA hydratase/isomerase family protein, whose product MELQHLRWDEPEDGIVVVTFNREDKLNAFNQQTLREINDVIDAVKSEDRYRVLIFTGAGRAFSAGADIEMFERQVWTAPGRVLPFEWVRNRFGFVSNLETLPKPVIAAINGVAVGEGIELALGCDFRIASERARLGFVEANIGLIPASEGSSRLVKLLGLLRAKELVLGGNLLTAQEAYQMGLVTKVVPHEQLMDEALALARSLKAKAPLALGMAKVVLHAAADSSVQAAHLTEMLAQAFLMRTRDYQEGVQAFREKRQPQFQGA is encoded by the coding sequence ATGGAGCTACAACACCTCAGGTGGGATGAGCCGGAGGACGGCATCGTGGTGGTTACGTTCAACCGCGAAGACAAGCTCAACGCATTCAACCAGCAAACCCTCCGCGAGATCAATGATGTCATCGATGCCGTGAAGTCCGAGGACCGGTACCGGGTGCTTATCTTCACAGGCGCTGGGCGTGCATTCTCTGCTGGTGCTGACATCGAAATGTTCGAGCGTCAGGTATGGACGGCCCCCGGAAGGGTATTGCCCTTCGAATGGGTTAGGAACCGCTTCGGGTTTGTTTCCAACCTAGAGACGCTACCCAAACCAGTCATCGCGGCCATAAATGGCGTTGCGGTGGGCGAGGGCATAGAGCTAGCCTTGGGCTGCGATTTCCGCATCGCCTCTGAGCGGGCGCGCCTAGGATTCGTGGAGGCCAACATCGGTTTGATACCCGCCAGCGAAGGCAGTTCCCGCCTGGTGAAGTTGCTTGGGCTGCTGCGCGCCAAGGAGCTGGTGCTGGGGGGCAACCTACTTACTGCCCAGGAGGCCTATCAGATGGGCCTGGTGACGAAGGTGGTGCCCCATGAGCAGCTCATGGACGAGGCGCTAGCCCTGGCACGAAGCCTCAAGGCCAAGGCCCCCCTAGCCCTAGGGATGGCCAAGGTCGTCCTTCACGCTGCCGCCGACTCCTCCGTCCAGGCTGCCCATCTCACCGAGATGCTAGCCCAGGCCTTCCTGATGCGCACACGGGACTATCAGGAAGGCGTACAGGCTTTCCGCGAGAAGCGACAACCCCAGTTCCAGGGGGCGTGA
- a CDS encoding MaoC family dehydratase, whose translation MELKPFKVGPINRLQIARFGCAVRDFNPIHFDDEFARSAGLPSVIAHGPLTASLVLDGIVAQVGLDRLRGFEARFTAPVLPGDELEVVPTEGGVEARNGQGQVVLVAKVHLRS comes from the coding sequence ATGGAGCTGAAACCCTTCAAGGTGGGCCCTATCAATCGATTACAGATCGCCCGTTTCGGATGTGCGGTCCGTGACTTCAACCCTATCCATTTCGACGACGAGTTTGCTCGCAGCGCGGGGCTGCCATCAGTGATCGCGCACGGGCCTCTAACAGCCAGCCTTGTCCTGGACGGCATAGTAGCCCAGGTAGGGCTAGACCGCCTGAGAGGCTTCGAGGCCCGCTTCACAGCGCCTGTGCTGCCGGGGGACGAGCTGGAGGTGGTACCCACGGAGGGTGGAGTGGAGGCTCGCAATGGCCAAGGGCAAGTCGTGCTGGTGGCTAAAGTCCATCTGAGGTCCTGA
- a CDS encoding AMP-binding protein, which yields MAVPRARPQVPSPDELLRRARSSTIPGLLVHRAQERSSRVAYRYKELGIYHELTWSGLRERVENVCLGLAQLGLRKGDRVAIMGDTCIEWVLADLGAQALGAIVYGVYPTSSPSEVLYLVENGGARVFVAENQEHLDKVLAVADRLPGLERIVVADTRALFMYRDPRIMTFSQLEQLGAQARRQHPDMFASLVKEVKPTDPAIIVYTSGTTGPPKGAMISHSALLSGAAGLCLALPELLRGRHRSVSVLPLAHIFERLMTIGLPLLIDLEVHIGEGIEEYAQTLFEVSPTFIGTVPRYWEKFASQVLIGIENSSLVKRWAYELAMAVAWRRLERRWDGRDSILLALLHRIGWLLVFRPILDKLGLMRVRVALTGGAPIPDRVQALWQMWGVDLRNGYGQTECGGLLTAQERRFPKPGTAGRPVPGTEVRLAEDGEVLFRGPSVFSGYWQDPVKTAEVLDEEGWVHTGDVGEWTSEGELRLVDRKKDIIVTAGGKNISPTEIETLIKASPYISEAVVFGEGRKYLTALIEIDYDNCAEWARQQGIPFTGFSSLIARPELQKLIQQEIDRANAHLARVEQVKYFRIIPKELDPEEEGEPITPTRKVKRRLMYEKFRELVESMYQEPARPREV from the coding sequence GTGGCTGTGCCGCGTGCCCGACCCCAAGTTCCGTCCCCCGATGAGCTACTACGGAGGGCCCGCAGCAGCACCATCCCGGGGCTGCTGGTGCACCGGGCTCAGGAACGCTCGAGCAGGGTCGCCTACCGATACAAAGAGCTGGGGATCTACCATGAGCTGACCTGGTCCGGCCTACGGGAGAGAGTGGAAAACGTTTGCCTCGGACTGGCGCAACTGGGCCTTAGGAAGGGCGACCGCGTGGCCATTATGGGCGACACGTGCATCGAGTGGGTGTTGGCCGACCTGGGAGCCCAGGCGTTGGGCGCCATCGTCTACGGCGTGTATCCCACCAGTTCCCCCAGCGAGGTCTTGTACCTGGTGGAGAACGGCGGGGCCAGGGTGTTTGTGGCCGAGAACCAGGAGCACCTGGACAAGGTGCTGGCGGTGGCCGACCGGCTGCCGGGCCTCGAGCGCATCGTGGTGGCCGACACAAGGGCCCTATTCATGTACAGGGACCCACGCATCATGACCTTTAGCCAGCTTGAGCAGCTGGGAGCACAGGCCAGGCGCCAACACCCAGACATGTTCGCCTCGCTGGTGAAGGAGGTGAAGCCCACCGACCCGGCTATCATCGTCTACACGTCGGGCACCACCGGCCCGCCCAAGGGTGCCATGATATCGCACAGCGCCCTGCTCAGCGGGGCTGCCGGGCTCTGCCTCGCCCTACCGGAGCTGCTGCGCGGCCGCCACCGAAGCGTGTCCGTCTTGCCTCTGGCTCACATCTTCGAACGTCTGATGACCATCGGCCTGCCCCTGCTCATAGATCTGGAGGTACACATCGGTGAGGGGATTGAGGAGTACGCCCAGACCCTCTTCGAGGTATCCCCAACGTTCATCGGCACAGTGCCACGATACTGGGAGAAGTTCGCCTCCCAGGTCCTCATCGGCATCGAGAATTCGTCCCTAGTAAAGAGGTGGGCGTACGAGCTGGCGATGGCGGTGGCGTGGCGGCGGCTCGAGCGCCGATGGGACGGACGCGACTCGATACTGCTAGCCCTCCTGCACCGTATCGGGTGGCTGCTGGTGTTCCGCCCCATCTTGGACAAGCTTGGCCTCATGCGCGTCAGGGTGGCCCTCACCGGCGGCGCGCCCATCCCGGACCGCGTGCAGGCCCTGTGGCAGATGTGGGGGGTGGACCTCCGCAACGGCTACGGTCAGACCGAATGTGGAGGACTCCTGACGGCCCAGGAACGACGGTTCCCGAAACCCGGAACCGCCGGCAGGCCGGTGCCAGGAACCGAGGTCCGTCTTGCCGAGGACGGCGAGGTCCTCTTCCGGGGCCCGTCGGTCTTCTCGGGCTATTGGCAGGACCCGGTCAAGACGGCTGAGGTGCTGGACGAGGAGGGATGGGTGCATACCGGCGACGTGGGCGAGTGGACGAGCGAGGGCGAGCTCAGGCTGGTAGACCGCAAGAAAGATATCATCGTCACCGCTGGCGGCAAGAACATTAGCCCCACCGAGATCGAGACCCTCATCAAGGCCAGCCCCTACATCAGCGAGGCGGTGGTTTTCGGCGAAGGACGCAAATACCTGACGGCGCTCATCGAGATCGATTACGACAACTGCGCTGAGTGGGCCAGACAACAAGGGATCCCGTTTACGGGCTTCAGCAGCTTGATAGCCAGACCGGAGCTGCAAAAGCTCATCCAGCAGGAGATAGACCGGGCCAACGCGCACCTAGCGCGGGTGGAGCAGGTCAAGTACTTCCGCATCATTCCCAAGGAGCTGGACCCGGAGGAAGAGGGGGAGCCGATCACCCCCACTCGCAAGGTGAAGCGACGGCTGATGTACGAGAAGTTCCGTGAACTGGTGGAGTCCATGTACCAGGAACCGGCACGTCCTAGAGAGGTTTAA
- a CDS encoding MaoC family dehydratase N-terminal domain-containing protein, whose amino-acid sequence MDESVKGKVLFEVEEVLSSRQMETLAAAIGSSTSKETASLVSYFGPAIAGERALVDALNIDLRKALLGTQSYEWARPFQPGERVRIRVYVDDAYTKGNLRFAVVVSEFKDEQSELICRQRTVFIERGD is encoded by the coding sequence ATGGACGAATCTGTGAAAGGGAAAGTGCTGTTCGAAGTTGAGGAGGTCCTCTCGTCCCGGCAAATGGAGACCCTGGCCGCAGCTATCGGCAGCTCGACGAGTAAGGAGACAGCTAGCCTAGTGTCGTACTTTGGCCCAGCGATAGCTGGCGAGCGGGCCCTGGTGGACGCCTTGAACATCGACCTCAGGAAGGCCCTGTTGGGGACCCAGTCCTATGAATGGGCTCGCCCGTTCCAGCCTGGGGAGAGGGTGCGCATCAGGGTATACGTCGACGACGCCTATACCAAGGGCAACCTTCGCTTCGCCGTGGTGGTGAGCGAGTTCAAAGACGAACAGAGCGAACTGATATGCCGTCAGCGCACCGTGTTCATCGAAAGGGGGGACTAA
- a CDS encoding branched-chain amino acid ABC transporter permease, whose translation MASGSGYFYTSYRQALAVFDTAFKKQALFALAIAVALFPLVGSNFQVHLVNLCFIAVLGALSQNLLIGYAGQVSLGFAGLFAAGGFTAALMVKELEFSAFIPVVAAASAVGAVLGVLVGLPSLRVKGLYLAVSTLALHAVIVYGASEYQHRLGGSAGIVIPKPSFGPLIIDSDREWYYLLGVVAALTTLACINLVRSRVGRAWQAIRDRDIVAEACGIPLVRYKLLAFTVSSALAAMAGAIDAYHAGFVSVEKYSFLLTVQYLAMIVVGGLGSILGSLLGAFVITLLPFVIDFIVHIFPTPERLVINILQLQRIAFGGVIVAVFLLEPRGLVALWERVKSFFQLWPFKFMVSGLR comes from the coding sequence ATGGCCAGCGGCAGTGGCTACTTCTACACCTCCTACCGCCAGGCTCTGGCCGTCTTCGACACAGCCTTTAAGAAGCAGGCGCTGTTTGCCCTAGCCATAGCGGTGGCCCTCTTCCCACTGGTGGGCTCTAACTTCCAGGTTCACCTTGTCAACCTGTGTTTTATCGCGGTGCTTGGCGCACTTTCGCAGAACCTGCTCATTGGTTATGCGGGGCAGGTGTCGCTGGGTTTTGCTGGGCTTTTTGCCGCCGGCGGCTTCACAGCTGCCCTCATGGTGAAGGAGCTGGAGTTCTCTGCCTTCATACCGGTGGTGGCTGCGGCGTCGGCAGTGGGTGCGGTGTTGGGTGTGCTGGTGGGGCTGCCCTCCCTGAGGGTGAAGGGCCTTTATTTGGCGGTATCCACACTGGCGCTGCATGCCGTGATCGTCTATGGTGCCAGCGAGTATCAGCACAGGCTCGGTGGCTCGGCGGGCATCGTTATACCCAAGCCCTCTTTCGGCCCTCTGATTATCGACAGCGACCGTGAATGGTACTATCTGCTAGGTGTCGTGGCTGCCCTTACGACGCTAGCGTGCATCAACCTCGTCCGGAGCCGGGTGGGGAGGGCGTGGCAAGCTATACGGGACCGGGACATCGTTGCCGAGGCTTGCGGCATTCCTCTCGTGCGCTATAAGCTCCTGGCCTTCACGGTAAGTTCGGCTTTGGCAGCCATGGCTGGTGCAATAGATGCCTACCACGCTGGGTTCGTCTCGGTAGAGAAGTACTCCTTCCTGCTCACGGTACAGTATTTGGCCATGATTGTGGTGGGTGGCTTAGGGTCCATTTTAGGATCGCTGCTGGGTGCTTTTGTTATCACTCTGTTGCCATTTGTCATCGACTTCATCGTTCACATCTTTCCCACGCCCGAGCGGCTGGTGATCAACATTCTTCAGCTCCAGCGCATAGCTTTCGGAGGGGTCATAGTTGCCGTATTCCTGCTAGAGCCGCGGGGGCTGGTGGCCCTGTGGGAGAGAGTGAAGTCCTTCTTCCAGCTGTGGCCTTTCAAGTTTATGGTTAGCGGGCTAAGGTAA
- a CDS encoding alpha/beta hydrolase: MQEGFVVVNGLRLHYLEWPGPGPVVTLGHATGFLAWLWEPVARYLARHFHVYAYDARGHGDSDKPPQGYSWSVLAADYAGLVEALGLGAVLPVAHSVGCAAALAFAARHPDRVQKLVFIEPSILPLPTTRYEGIGGVDAQRYTLMAVHSLERVMEIAAAARRRRSRWPSRDAMLGSYSSRAPFNRWNAEVLRLYVERGTRQVGEGEVELKCPPEIEAQVFEGYLELDAWSLAPYVKAEALVLTGSETEPIYSFAASELARRLGRARLRVVEGASHFLPMERPELVAEMVLDFLQG, from the coding sequence ATGCAAGAGGGTTTTGTAGTCGTTAACGGACTGCGACTCCACTACCTTGAGTGGCCTGGGCCTGGTCCAGTAGTCACCCTTGGCCATGCTACTGGATTCCTAGCCTGGCTCTGGGAGCCGGTGGCGCGCTATCTGGCCCGCCACTTCCACGTCTATGCCTACGACGCCCGCGGACACGGGGACTCGGACAAGCCTCCCCAGGGCTATAGCTGGTCTGTCCTCGCTGCCGACTACGCCGGGCTGGTGGAGGCGCTCGGCCTTGGCGCCGTCCTGCCGGTGGCCCACTCGGTAGGCTGCGCAGCTGCCCTGGCGTTCGCGGCCCGCCATCCCGATAGGGTGCAGAAGCTGGTATTCATCGAGCCGAGCATCCTCCCCCTGCCAACGACGCGCTACGAGGGGATCGGCGGCGTGGATGCACAGCGCTATACCCTGATGGCCGTACACTCATTGGAGCGAGTGATGGAGATAGCGGCCGCCGCGCGCCGGCGCCGGAGTCGTTGGCCCAGCCGAGACGCCATGCTCGGATCTTATAGCTCTCGGGCGCCCTTCAACCGGTGGAACGCCGAAGTGCTCAGGCTGTACGTGGAGAGAGGGACACGCCAGGTCGGGGAAGGTGAGGTGGAGCTGAAGTGCCCTCCTGAGATCGAGGCACAAGTGTTTGAAGGCTATCTGGAGCTCGATGCTTGGTCGCTGGCACCTTACGTAAAGGCCGAAGCGCTAGTGCTGACGGGCAGCGAAACTGAGCCCATCTATTCGTTCGCCGCCTCTGAACTCGCCCGGAGGCTGGGCCGGGCGCGACTGCGAGTAGTGGAGGGAGCCAGCCACTTCTTGCCCATGGAGCGCCCTGAACTGGTGGCCGAGATGGTGCTGGACTTTCTTCAGGGATGA
- a CDS encoding branched-chain amino acid ABC transporter permease, with the protein MDAQLVAQVVVLAAFYSLVGTGYVLVYRASRVLNLANGELLMLCAYFLFALTVLGRGLLPLMVLLALVLVAVVAGVIYWATIRPMTGHPVFSIVLMTVGLAIVLRGVSELVWTAQARYPLEVLGITNKTLHLPAGAAVTVVEAGAVAAAVLFIGGVIAFLRLARIGMQMRASAEHPVLASQRGVNIHLAFALSWALAAIGAGIAGLAFAANVRLEPNIAEQGLRALAVPLAGGLTSILGTVIASLMVAMSENLAVRYADPLLAGVVPYFIILAFIILRPWGLLGEEEELERV; encoded by the coding sequence ATGGATGCCCAACTGGTGGCGCAGGTGGTGGTCCTGGCGGCGTTCTACAGCTTGGTGGGCACAGGCTATGTCCTGGTCTATCGGGCGTCTCGAGTGTTGAATTTGGCCAATGGCGAGCTCTTGATGCTGTGTGCCTACTTCTTGTTCGCCCTTACCGTATTGGGTCGAGGCCTTCTGCCCCTGATGGTGCTGTTGGCCCTAGTCCTTGTGGCGGTGGTAGCAGGAGTGATCTACTGGGCAACCATCCGACCCATGACAGGGCACCCGGTGTTCTCCATCGTCCTGATGACTGTGGGCCTAGCCATCGTGCTGAGAGGGGTATCGGAGCTGGTATGGACGGCCCAGGCCCGGTACCCGCTGGAGGTGCTAGGTATCACCAACAAGACGCTGCATCTGCCGGCTGGTGCTGCCGTTACAGTAGTAGAGGCGGGGGCGGTGGCTGCGGCGGTTCTCTTTATTGGTGGCGTCATCGCCTTCCTACGTCTCGCCCGGATAGGTATGCAGATGAGGGCTTCGGCAGAGCATCCCGTACTAGCATCTCAGCGGGGTGTTAACATTCACTTGGCATTCGCTCTGTCATGGGCGTTAGCGGCTATAGGGGCAGGGATAGCGGGGCTGGCCTTTGCCGCCAACGTTAGACTCGAGCCTAACATAGCTGAGCAGGGCCTGCGCGCCCTGGCGGTACCCTTGGCTGGCGGGCTGACCAGCATCCTTGGGACGGTCATCGCCTCCCTGATGGTGGCCATGAGCGAGAACCTGGCGGTGCGCTACGCCGACCCCTTGCTGGCCGGCGTGGTGCCCTACTTCATCATCCTCGCTTTCATCATCCTGAGGCCTTGGGGCCTTCTGGGAGAGGAAGAGGAGCTGGAGCGGGTGTGA
- a CDS encoding ABC transporter ATP-binding protein, translated as MLRVHNLEVTYHRKLVAIRNVSLVVPAGAMVGVIGINGAGKTTLLRAISGFLPGEDAQITEGDIVYQGRSIKGLQPHETTSLGIALVPERDKVFLTLTVEENLAVARWRGGSSDGKSQRRVLEQIFEWFPLLAERRRQVAGYLSGGERQMLAIAMALLNNPSLLLVDEMSLGLAPSVLAHLEDRLRAIREEMGLTVLLVDQFASMVIRISDYCYVMENGGIVFDGPPERLLAHEDVREFYLGMSDSAQGVKSYREVKQYRRRRRWYG; from the coding sequence TTGCTCCGTGTCCATAACCTGGAGGTGACCTACCACCGCAAGTTAGTGGCTATCCGGAATGTATCGCTAGTCGTGCCAGCTGGGGCCATGGTAGGGGTCATAGGCATCAACGGAGCTGGCAAGACCACGTTGCTGCGGGCCATATCCGGCTTCCTGCCTGGCGAGGATGCTCAGATCACCGAGGGCGACATCGTATATCAGGGGCGTAGCATCAAAGGGCTGCAACCCCACGAGACAACCTCCTTGGGCATTGCCCTCGTGCCCGAAAGAGACAAGGTGTTCTTGACCCTTACAGTGGAGGAGAATTTAGCCGTTGCACGATGGCGGGGTGGCTCCAGTGACGGGAAGAGCCAGCGCAGGGTTCTCGAGCAAATATTCGAATGGTTCCCCCTACTTGCCGAACGGCGAAGACAAGTAGCTGGGTACCTCTCGGGTGGGGAGCGCCAGATGCTTGCCATCGCCATGGCCCTGCTGAACAACCCCTCTTTGCTTCTCGTCGACGAGATGTCCCTTGGTCTGGCTCCCTCGGTCCTGGCGCACCTCGAGGACAGGTTGAGGGCGATAAGAGAGGAGATGGGGCTTACGGTGCTGCTGGTGGATCAGTTCGCCAGCATGGTCATACGCATATCCGATTATTGCTACGTCATGGAAAACGGGGGAATCGTCTTTGATGGCCCACCTGAGAGGCTGCTCGCTCACGAGGACGTGCGGGAGTTCTACCTGGGCATGAGCGACTCAGCCCAGGGAGTCAAGAGTTATCGC
- a CDS encoding ABC transporter substrate-binding protein has product MRRTMVILFVVSILLAACRAEKQPGTPTASPAAAGEPYNVGAVAAITGPVASTYAPFTEGFRLYIRHLNARGGINGHPVNLVVKDSQANPSVAGALAKELFESNNALTVVMLGPSSNILPVLEQAKPLGAAVLSSTGCIDQQAPPDPDPLLFCTPLLAGGIGSHLAPVVEYIAQQGGPGAKVFLSALDIPASRAIVDDATKRLQGKGLEARMVVVPNPPPADLGPIARQGIDFGAQWGTGGAPEEATLALFQALLRQGWRGTWVGDPPLGYDDILERFKSDQLIISFGVYPLAERKPFHAELEAAAREFGSAFPVPRLMYGWALGVMVESALRQCGWPCDRAKFQQAMNNLEVDYGASGIWPAGAKLKFTPTDHIGQRYQRLYKWDSASNRIVPVGPWYRVEHTGKREVSVTVVSQQ; this is encoded by the coding sequence ATGCGCCGGACGATGGTGATCCTCTTTGTGGTCAGCATATTACTTGCCGCCTGCCGTGCTGAAAAGCAACCGGGCACGCCCACCGCCTCTCCTGCTGCTGCCGGTGAGCCCTACAACGTAGGGGCGGTGGCAGCTATCACCGGGCCGGTCGCCAGCACCTATGCTCCGTTCACCGAGGGGTTCCGGCTATACATCCGCCACCTTAACGCCCGCGGCGGCATAAACGGTCACCCGGTCAACCTCGTGGTCAAAGACAGCCAGGCCAACCCATCGGTGGCCGGTGCCTTAGCCAAGGAGCTGTTCGAATCCAATAACGCCCTAACCGTAGTCATGCTGGGCCCTTCATCCAATATCTTGCCGGTGCTGGAGCAGGCGAAGCCGCTCGGGGCGGCGGTTCTATCTTCCACCGGATGTATCGATCAGCAGGCGCCTCCCGACCCGGACCCCCTGCTCTTTTGCACTCCCCTGCTGGCCGGGGGGATAGGTTCCCATCTGGCACCGGTAGTCGAATACATCGCTCAGCAAGGCGGGCCGGGGGCGAAAGTCTTCCTGTCCGCACTGGACATCCCCGCCTCTCGGGCCATCGTCGATGACGCTACCAAGCGACTGCAGGGGAAAGGGCTAGAGGCGCGTATGGTGGTGGTGCCCAACCCACCGCCGGCCGACCTGGGGCCCATCGCCCGCCAGGGCATCGACTTCGGCGCTCAATGGGGCACGGGCGGGGCCCCTGAGGAGGCGACGCTGGCCCTGTTCCAGGCCCTCCTGCGCCAGGGATGGCGGGGGACATGGGTGGGCGACCCGCCCCTGGGCTATGACGACATCCTGGAGCGGTTCAAGTCGGACCAGCTCATTATCTCCTTCGGAGTATACCCACTGGCAGAGCGTAAGCCCTTCCACGCTGAGCTGGAGGCGGCGGCGCGCGAGTTCGGTTCGGCGTTCCCCGTCCCCCGGCTCATGTACGGGTGGGCACTGGGGGTCATGGTGGAAAGCGCTTTGCGTCAGTGCGGCTGGCCCTGCGACCGGGCCAAATTCCAGCAGGCGATGAACAACCTCGAGGTGGACTACGGTGCTAGCGGGATCTGGCCAGCGGGGGCCAAGCTCAAGTTTACCCCCACGGACCATATCGGCCAGCGGTACCAGCGTCTGTACAAGTGGGACAGCGCCAGCAACCGGATCGTGCCGGTGGGCCCCTGGTATCGGGTCGAACACACGGGCAAGCGGGAGGTGTCAGTAACAGTTGTGAGCCAACAGTAG
- a CDS encoding TetR/AcrR family transcriptional regulator, whose amino-acid sequence MVASGKEISLVVQLTMGPVAQAEPGKRRGRRRHTEPSDYYLERREAILERAAALFRENGFAGTSIEDVARDLDMSKATVYYYIPSKAVLLAMIADRAMSRALEKMEGVAEIPDPMERLKELIRHQVYTIAAEPWLFNVFFDQKQYLDEQYREQLKIKERRYLKVFIEAIKACIEAGYLPTHINPRYAAHAIMGMTSWLYKWYEPERDNVDEFLEACLALVIKR is encoded by the coding sequence ATGGTAGCATCAGGGAAGGAGATATCCCTCGTCGTTCAGTTGACCATGGGGCCAGTGGCGCAGGCGGAGCCGGGGAAGCGACGAGGACGGCGTAGGCATACTGAGCCCTCCGATTATTATCTGGAACGGCGAGAGGCCATCCTGGAACGGGCCGCCGCTTTGTTCCGGGAAAACGGGTTTGCTGGCACCTCCATCGAGGATGTGGCCCGTGACTTGGACATGAGCAAAGCCACGGTTTACTATTACATACCCTCGAAGGCTGTGCTCTTGGCCATGATCGCTGACCGGGCTATGAGTCGGGCGCTGGAAAAGATGGAAGGGGTGGCCGAGATCCCCGACCCCATGGAGAGGTTGAAGGAGCTGATCCGGCACCAGGTCTACACGATTGCGGCTGAGCCTTGGCTATTCAATGTCTTCTTTGACCAGAAGCAGTACCTGGACGAGCAGTATCGAGAGCAGTTGAAGATCAAGGAGCGGCGTTATCTCAAGGTATTCATCGAAGCAATAAAGGCGTGCATCGAGGCGGGATATCTCCCTACGCATATCAACCCCCGTTATGCTGCCCATGCCATTATGGGCATGACCTCCTGGCTGTACAAGTGGTATGAGCCAGAGAGGGACAATGTCGATGAGTTCTTGGAAGCATGCCTCGCCCTCGTAATCAAGCGCTGA